The following proteins are co-located in the Rattus norvegicus strain BN/NHsdMcwi chromosome 19, GRCr8, whole genome shotgun sequence genome:
- the LOC134483571 gene encoding uncharacterized protein LOC134483571 isoform X2, which yields MFSRLRKRFGRGNVDSGETRVKESGLSSQSNDGQRQHFWDAGRETSSPETALSEKQAKKEKERLIKELQLITEERNDLRDRLRFLTERSMKNRYESLQMLLFHSWVCKVTFILFY from the exons atgttttcccgtcttcgcaagcgttttgggagggggaacgtcgattctggagagactagagtgaaggagtctggcctttcgtctcaaagtaatgatggacaaagacagcacttctggg atgctgggagagaaacatcttcccctgaaactgctctaagcgagaagcaggccaagaaggaaaaggagaggctgattaaagagctgcagctcattaccgaggagagaaatgacctgagagatcgcctgaggttcctgacagagagatccatgaagaacaggtatgaatcgctccaaatgctcttgtttcattcctgggtctgcaaggtcaccttcatcttattctattaa